The following coding sequences are from one Lysinibacillus sp. FSL W8-0992 window:
- the dapB gene encoding 4-hydroxy-tetrahydrodipicolinate reductase codes for MSIRVAIAGPRGKMGAEAVHTVMKHAKMELVAVLDYKEVGQTLADLEMFPASYTAPIFTDMNELVEATAPDVLVDLTNPHAVYNHTKEALNLNVRPVIGTTGFTDAQLEELSALANEKELGCIIAPNFAIGAILMMKFAKEAAKYLPDVEIIEMHHDQKLDAPSGTGVKTAQLIQEVRAQKTQGHPQEKETIEGARGADFDGMRIHSVRLPGLVAHQQVLFGGDGQLLTIRHDSLNRNSFMSGVAFCVEEVMKMDQLVYGLENII; via the coding sequence ATGTCGATTCGTGTAGCAATTGCAGGGCCAAGAGGAAAAATGGGAGCTGAAGCTGTACATACAGTTATGAAACATGCCAAAATGGAGTTAGTAGCTGTACTAGATTATAAAGAGGTTGGCCAGACATTAGCTGATTTAGAAATGTTCCCAGCAAGCTATACAGCACCAATATTTACAGATATGAACGAGCTAGTAGAAGCGACTGCCCCTGACGTTTTAGTAGATTTAACGAATCCACATGCAGTATACAATCATACAAAAGAGGCTTTAAATTTAAATGTACGACCAGTTATTGGCACAACTGGTTTTACAGATGCTCAGCTTGAAGAATTATCAGCACTTGCTAATGAGAAGGAGTTAGGCTGCATTATCGCACCAAACTTTGCAATTGGGGCAATCCTGATGATGAAATTTGCTAAAGAAGCAGCAAAATACTTACCAGATGTAGAAATCATTGAAATGCACCATGACCAAAAGTTGGATGCGCCATCTGGTACTGGTGTCAAAACAGCACAACTAATCCAAGAGGTGCGAGCACAAAAAACGCAAGGTCATCCACAGGAAAAAGAAACGATTGAAGGAGCAAGAGGGGCTGATTTTGATGGTATGCGAATTCATTCTGTTCGCTTACCTGGTTTAGTGGCACATCAGCAAGTATTGTTTGGAGGAGACGGTCAACTATTAACAATCCGTCATGACTCATTAAATCGTAACTCCTTTATGTCCGGTGTTGCATTTTGTGTAGAAGAAGTTATGAAAATGGATCAGCTAGTTTATGGTTTAGAAAACATCATCTAA
- a CDS encoding ReoY family proteolytic degradation factor → MTASVSVVDKKAFVRWFLKNYQLKRRECVWILNYLLSNDELLKRIRFVEEAHYCPRAMVMSTVDSTGVPFRFYKGNVMTADAEKSFHDLRLHEQEDMYIQLNFPNIPPSAQYLAVLEENPYMPETLIVSEKDRLLAEELLSNSLLVFQEEKLLAQIDEALDKGDEERFYELSNLLQVLKETANLQ, encoded by the coding sequence ATGACTGCTTCTGTATCAGTTGTCGATAAAAAAGCATTTGTTCGCTGGTTTTTGAAAAATTACCAATTAAAACGTCGTGAGTGTGTATGGATTTTAAATTACTTATTAAGTAATGATGAGTTGTTAAAACGAATACGGTTTGTAGAAGAAGCGCACTATTGTCCTAGAGCTATGGTGATGTCTACAGTAGACTCAACAGGTGTACCATTTCGTTTTTATAAAGGCAATGTGATGACAGCAGATGCTGAAAAATCGTTCCATGACTTACGTTTACATGAACAAGAAGATATGTATATACAACTGAACTTTCCAAATATACCGCCAAGTGCACAATACTTAGCAGTTCTTGAAGAAAACCCTTATATGCCAGAAACATTAATTGTTAGTGAAAAAGACCGTTTACTGGCAGAAGAGTTACTTTCCAATAGTTTACTCGTATTCCAAGAAGAAAAATTACTTGCACAAATTGATGAAGCATTAGATAAAGGCGATGAAGAACGATTTTATGAATTGTCTAATTTGTTACAAGTTTTAAAAGAAACTGCTAATTTACAATAG
- a CDS encoding YitT family protein, which yields MFKQIRIRNIIAIMLGAAIFSFGFVHFNMQNQLGEGGFSGITLVLYFTLGWDPALLNLILNIPMFILGWRLLGKKSFIYTLIGTISVSIFLKIFQKYQFTIHLEDDLFLVALFAGVFVGLGLGIVFRYGGTTGGVDILARLGHKYLGWSMGKTMFMFDAIVILLSWLTFLDARSMMYTLVAVFVGARVIDFVQDGAYAGRGALIISEKSSTIADLISLRMERGVTILEGHGHFTKQEKEVIYCVVGRNEVVRLKSIIHEVDPHAFVSISEVRDVAGEGFTLDDQKQPLH from the coding sequence ATGTTTAAACAGATCAGAATTCGTAATATTATCGCAATAATGCTCGGAGCAGCCATTTTTAGCTTTGGTTTTGTACACTTTAACATGCAAAATCAGCTAGGTGAAGGTGGTTTTAGTGGGATTACCCTTGTTCTTTATTTTACACTAGGTTGGGATCCTGCATTACTTAATTTAATATTGAATATTCCAATGTTTATTTTAGGTTGGCGTCTACTTGGTAAAAAATCTTTTATTTACACATTAATAGGTACAATTTCAGTATCCATCTTCCTGAAAATCTTTCAGAAATATCAGTTCACAATTCACTTAGAGGATGATTTATTCCTCGTAGCATTGTTTGCGGGTGTTTTCGTTGGACTAGGGCTCGGTATTGTTTTCCGCTATGGTGGCACTACGGGCGGTGTGGATATATTAGCACGTCTAGGCCATAAATATCTAGGCTGGAGTATGGGGAAAACAATGTTCATGTTCGATGCTATTGTTATACTATTATCATGGCTAACATTTTTAGATGCACGTTCTATGATGTATACGCTTGTCGCAGTGTTCGTAGGCGCACGCGTCATCGATTTTGTTCAAGACGGAGCCTATGCAGGGCGCGGAGCACTCATTATTTCGGAGAAGTCTAGCACAATTGCAGATTTGATTTCGTTACGTATGGAAAGAGGCGTGACGATTTTAGAAGGACATGGTCACTTTACTAAGCAGGAAAAAGAAGTGATATACTGCGTTGTTGGACGCAATGAAGTTGTACGTTTAAAATCAATTATCCATGAGGTCGATCCTCATGCCTTCGTCTCTATTTCTGAAGTTCGAGATGTTGCTGGAGAAGGCTTCACGCTCGACGATCAAAAACAACCATTACATTAA
- a CDS encoding nucleotide pyrophosphohydrolase, with amino-acid sequence MTEQITMQALQKRVDDYIGQFKEGYFPPFELLARLTEELGELSREVQDVYGQKKKKSTEETNSIEEELGDFFFVLVCFANAQGIKLDEALLRVIHKFETRDKDRWTRKEEE; translated from the coding sequence ATGACAGAACAGATAACGATGCAAGCCTTGCAAAAACGTGTGGATGATTATATAGGGCAATTTAAGGAAGGTTATTTCCCTCCTTTTGAACTACTCGCACGTTTAACGGAGGAGCTTGGAGAATTGTCACGCGAAGTGCAAGACGTTTACGGACAGAAAAAGAAAAAAAGCACTGAAGAAACGAATAGTATTGAAGAAGAATTAGGTGACTTTTTCTTTGTTTTAGTATGCTTTGCTAATGCACAAGGTATAAAATTAGATGAGGCACTTTTACGCGTCATACATAAATTTGAAACGAGAGATAAGGATCGCTGGACAAGAAAGGAAGAGGAATAA
- a CDS encoding menaquinol-cytochrome c reductase cytochrome b/c subunit: protein MHRGKGMKFVGDSRIKANHRMPNVPKDYSEYPGKTEAFWPNFLLKEWMVGAVFLIAYLLLTVAHPSPLEGPADPTRAYTPLPDWYFLFMYQLLKYSFASGPYNVIGAIVIPGLAFGALLLMPFLDKSPERRPSKRPLPTAFMLLTLAAMFYLTWESVVNHDWEAQKIQGAIVETVEFDKGSEGYQIYAGSACITCHGEGLEGGAGAPTLMNTGLTADEIKDIAHNGSPSGKMPAGLWTGSDEDLQKLAEFIESLKAE from the coding sequence ATGCATCGCGGAAAAGGAATGAAATTTGTCGGCGATTCTCGTATTAAAGCGAATCACAGAATGCCGAACGTTCCAAAGGATTATTCCGAATATCCAGGTAAAACTGAAGCTTTCTGGCCGAACTTCTTACTAAAAGAATGGATGGTAGGTGCTGTTTTCTTAATCGCTTATTTATTGTTAACAGTCGCTCACCCATCTCCACTTGAAGGGCCAGCTGATCCAACAAGAGCATACACGCCATTACCGGACTGGTACTTCTTATTCATGTACCAACTCTTAAAATACTCATTTGCTTCTGGTCCATATAATGTTATCGGAGCAATTGTCATTCCAGGTCTAGCATTTGGAGCGCTATTATTAATGCCATTTTTAGATAAGAGTCCAGAACGCCGTCCGTCTAAACGCCCGTTACCAACTGCGTTTATGTTATTAACATTGGCTGCTATGTTCTATTTAACTTGGGAGTCAGTTGTAAATCATGACTGGGAAGCTCAAAAAATTCAAGGTGCTATCGTGGAAACTGTAGAGTTCGATAAAGGCTCAGAAGGTTACCAAATCTATGCTGGCTCTGCATGTATTACATGTCATGGTGAAGGCTTAGAAGGTGGTGCTGGTGCGCCAACACTTATGAATACAGGCTTAACAGCTGATGAAATTAAAGACATTGCCCACAATGGTTCACCAAGTGGTAAAATGCCAGCAGGTTTATGGACAGGATCTGATGAAGATCTTCAAAAGCTAGCTGAATTTATCGAAAGCTTAAAAGCTGAATAA
- the mgsA gene encoding methylglyoxal synthase, whose translation MKIALIAHDRKKDNLVQFAIAYRDILNEHTLYATGTTGQRVMEATSLEVTRFRSGPLGGDQQIGAMIANNDMDMVIFFRDPLTAQPHEPDVSALIRLCDVYQVPLATNMGTAEILLKGLQEGFVDWRLIQERRD comes from the coding sequence ATGAAAATCGCATTAATTGCACATGATCGCAAAAAAGATAATCTAGTACAGTTTGCTATCGCTTACCGTGATATTTTAAATGAACATACACTTTATGCAACAGGTACAACAGGGCAACGTGTTATGGAAGCTACAAGCTTAGAGGTTACACGTTTTCGCTCGGGTCCCCTTGGTGGGGATCAACAAATTGGCGCAATGATTGCCAATAATGATATGGATATGGTCATTTTTTTCCGTGACCCCTTAACAGCGCAACCACATGAGCCGGATGTTTCTGCACTTATCCGTCTTTGTGATGTTTACCAAGTGCCACTGGCAACAAATATGGGAACTGCAGAAATACTACTAAAAGGCCTACAAGAGGGCTTTGTGGATTGGAGACTGATTCAAGAAAGACGAGACTAA
- a CDS encoding DUF2487 family protein, with protein sequence MYFNANDVTSFLAQKDFIDTAIIPLVGIDFSAEKLKQSGAESDFLLSLTAFIEQQFKGRLLVMPPFSYSTALKSEEMPVQLETQLHTAGFKHVFFITCDHFWTNIGDVVNIIWLPAIPLESMDMSVKNTILEDQLRQVIPAFSTKWSQI encoded by the coding sequence ATGTATTTTAATGCTAACGATGTGACATCGTTTTTAGCGCAGAAGGATTTTATCGATACGGCAATTATTCCACTCGTAGGAATCGATTTTAGTGCTGAAAAATTGAAGCAAAGTGGTGCAGAATCAGATTTTTTGTTATCGCTTACAGCTTTTATCGAACAACAGTTTAAAGGCCGCTTACTAGTCATGCCACCATTTTCGTATAGTACTGCTTTAAAAAGCGAAGAAATGCCAGTGCAATTAGAAACACAATTACATACTGCTGGCTTTAAGCATGTGTTCTTCATTACTTGTGACCATTTTTGGACAAATATTGGAGATGTTGTAAATATTATTTGGTTACCGGCTATTCCACTAGAATCCATGGATATGAGCGTGAAAAATACCATTCTCGAAGATCAGTTACGTCAAGTAATACCTGCATTTTCGACCAAATGGTCACAAATTTAG
- a CDS encoding DUF1405 domain-containing protein: MQMTRANIWYLLTHKTFLIVLLLINLLGTIYGYYWYGWQLAITKPIFYIFVPDSPTASLFFCFVLLAWILGKRWPLMEVLALVTLVKYGIWADVMNLWTLVETGYIGWQGWMLIGSHFAMAFQGVLYIGKYVFSYWHVVVAAVWTLHNDVIDYVFGQMPMYRDLAEYTSAIGYFTFWLSIACIFIAIFSIRWRKYLPN; encoded by the coding sequence ATGCAAATGACACGTGCAAATATTTGGTACCTCCTTACGCATAAAACATTTTTAATAGTATTACTACTTATTAACTTATTAGGAACGATTTACGGCTATTATTGGTATGGCTGGCAATTAGCGATTACGAAGCCGATTTTTTATATTTTTGTACCAGATAGTCCGACTGCTAGTTTGTTTTTTTGTTTTGTGCTGTTGGCATGGATATTAGGAAAAAGATGGCCATTAATGGAAGTGTTAGCACTTGTCACATTAGTTAAATATGGTATTTGGGCAGATGTAATGAATCTCTGGACTCTCGTTGAAACAGGCTACATCGGCTGGCAAGGCTGGATGCTTATCGGCTCACATTTTGCGATGGCATTCCAAGGCGTCCTTTACATCGGTAAATATGTATTTTCATATTGGCATGTTGTGGTTGCAGCTGTATGGACATTGCATAATGATGTCATAGACTATGTATTTGGGCAAATGCCAATGTATCGTGATTTAGCTGAATATACAAGTGCCATTGGATATTTTACTTTTTGGTTATCAATTGCTTGTATTTTTATCGCTATTTTCTCAATTAGGTGGCGCAAATATTTGCCCAATTAG
- a CDS encoding ubiquinol-cytochrome c reductase iron-sulfur subunit: protein MSNNRVSRRQFLSYTLTGVGGFMAAGMLMPMVRFAIDPVLQKHEGGDFIKTEHKVADINAEPVKVDFTFEQVDAWYKSNVTNVAWVYKEGDQIIALSPVCKHLGCMVDWNGDSAHPNQFFCPCHAGRYEKNGKNIAGTPPLGPLDEFEVQEKDGYLMIGPARANTLV, encoded by the coding sequence ATGAGTAACAATCGAGTTTCACGTCGTCAATTTCTAAGCTACACACTTACTGGTGTTGGCGGATTTATGGCGGCAGGTATGTTGATGCCAATGGTTCGTTTTGCAATTGACCCAGTTTTACAAAAGCATGAGGGTGGGGATTTTATCAAAACGGAACATAAAGTCGCTGACATCAATGCAGAGCCAGTTAAAGTTGACTTCACATTTGAACAAGTTGACGCTTGGTACAAATCTAATGTTACAAACGTAGCTTGGGTTTACAAAGAAGGCGACCAAATAATTGCTCTATCACCTGTTTGTAAGCATTTAGGATGTATGGTGGACTGGAATGGCGATTCAGCACACCCAAATCAATTCTTCTGTCCTTGTCATGCAGGGCGTTACGAGAAAAACGGGAAAAACATTGCAGGTACACCGCCTCTAGGTCCGTTGGATGAATTTGAAGTACAAGAAAAAGATGGTTATTTAATGATTGGTCCAGCAAGAGCAAATACTCTAGTTTAA
- the aroA gene encoding 3-phosphoshikimate 1-carboxyvinyltransferase — MSEKVLQYNKPSLQGLLTIPGDKSVSHRSVMFGAIATGKTTVDGFLLGEDCLSTIDCFRKLGVKIDVDGTNVTIESAGMEAWQEPSEVLYTGNSGTTTRLMLGILAGSNVHSVMTGDASIGKRPMRRVIDPLRQMGAHITGRADGQYTPLAIQGTKLQAIDYQMPVASAQVKSAILLAALRAQGTTIVRETEVSRDHTERMLRQFGAQITVADGVITFEGGQTLSGTHVSVPGDISSAAFFLVAGAICHDSKIVLENVGVNPTRDGIIEVLQNMGASITIVANEDGQSEPTATITVETSTLNGTIIQGNMIPRLIDEIPILALLATQAHGKTIIKDAEELKVKETDRITAVVDELKKLGAHIEATEDGMIIEGPTPLYGASLKTYGDHRIGMMGAVAALITDGAVTLDDAECIAVSYPSFFEHVESVKK, encoded by the coding sequence ATGAGTGAAAAAGTATTACAATATAATAAACCATCTTTACAAGGGCTATTAACAATCCCTGGTGATAAATCTGTTTCACATCGTTCTGTCATGTTTGGGGCGATTGCAACAGGGAAAACAACGGTTGACGGCTTTTTACTTGGTGAAGATTGTTTAAGCACTATTGATTGTTTCCGCAAGCTTGGTGTGAAGATTGATGTGGACGGTACAAATGTAACAATCGAAAGCGCTGGTATGGAAGCTTGGCAGGAACCTAGCGAGGTGCTTTACACAGGGAACTCTGGTACAACAACACGCTTAATGCTCGGGATTTTAGCTGGCTCCAATGTACATAGCGTGATGACAGGAGATGCATCTATCGGTAAACGTCCGATGCGACGTGTGATTGATCCATTACGTCAAATGGGTGCTCACATTACAGGTCGTGCGGATGGACAATATACACCACTTGCCATACAAGGTACAAAGCTACAAGCTATTGACTATCAAATGCCTGTTGCTAGTGCACAAGTAAAATCAGCTATTTTACTAGCAGCTTTACGTGCGCAAGGTACAACAATTGTACGTGAAACAGAGGTGTCCCGTGATCATACTGAGCGCATGCTACGTCAATTTGGGGCGCAAATAACTGTAGCAGATGGGGTAATTACTTTTGAAGGCGGACAAACACTTTCAGGTACACATGTGTCAGTGCCAGGCGATATTTCATCAGCAGCATTTTTCTTAGTAGCAGGTGCAATTTGTCATGATAGTAAAATTGTCTTAGAAAATGTTGGGGTGAATCCAACGCGTGACGGTATTATAGAAGTTCTTCAGAACATGGGAGCCTCTATAACAATAGTAGCTAATGAAGACGGTCAATCTGAGCCAACTGCAACAATTACTGTTGAAACGTCTACGTTAAACGGAACTATTATTCAAGGGAATATGATTCCGAGATTAATCGACGAAATTCCAATTCTTGCACTTTTAGCAACACAGGCTCACGGTAAAACAATTATCAAGGATGCTGAGGAGCTCAAAGTCAAAGAAACGGATCGCATTACTGCCGTGGTGGATGAGCTGAAAAAACTAGGTGCTCATATTGAAGCAACTGAGGATGGTATGATTATCGAAGGACCAACGCCATTATATGGGGCAAGCCTGAAAACATACGGGGATCACCGTATCGGTATGATGGGCGCTGTGGCAGCGTTAATAACGGATGGGGCAGTGACATTAGACGATGCAGAATGCATCGCTGTTTCCTATCCGTCGTTTTTCGAGCATGTTGAGTCTGTGAAGAAATAG
- a CDS encoding prephenate dehydrogenase yields MTRKVLVIGLGLIGGSIALALQKAPETKIIGYDMDEKTREHAKTLNIVHDIVTDPKDVAAEVDIIIFGTPVNATLEWMEQLKTWPLKNKVIVTDTGSTKKMIMQKAGELRELGITFIGGHPMAGSHKSGVLAAKAHLFENAYYMLTPLAGEEIINMAQLESLLKFTHAKVVSVSAREHDHMTAVVSHFPHVIAASLVHQLGGENGEYPMTRSLAAGGFRDVTRIASSNPILWRDITLQNRDELVAQLEGWQTEMDRVKELLLNGSSADIESYFAIAKELRDELPISAGAMFTSFDLYVDVPDYPGVISEVTGLLADEAISITNLRIVESREDVFGILVISLQSESDRERAAACIQKRANFETYIS; encoded by the coding sequence ATGACACGCAAAGTGCTCGTTATTGGTTTAGGCTTAATTGGGGGCTCGATTGCTCTTGCTTTACAAAAGGCACCTGAAACTAAAATTATTGGCTATGATATGGATGAAAAAACCCGTGAACATGCCAAAACATTAAACATTGTTCATGATATTGTGACAGATCCAAAAGACGTTGCAGCAGAGGTAGATATCATTATTTTTGGAACGCCTGTCAACGCTACGCTCGAGTGGATGGAACAATTAAAAACATGGCCGTTAAAAAATAAAGTTATTGTAACAGATACAGGTAGTACGAAAAAAATGATTATGCAAAAAGCCGGGGAGCTACGTGAGCTTGGTATTACGTTTATCGGTGGACACCCGATGGCAGGCTCTCATAAAAGTGGTGTATTAGCTGCCAAAGCGCATCTTTTCGAAAATGCGTATTATATGCTGACACCACTCGCAGGCGAAGAAATTATTAATATGGCTCAGCTAGAAAGCCTTTTAAAATTCACACATGCCAAAGTTGTTAGTGTATCCGCACGTGAGCACGATCATATGACGGCTGTAGTTAGTCACTTTCCGCATGTTATTGCTGCATCTCTTGTGCATCAATTAGGCGGGGAAAATGGTGAATACCCAATGACACGCTCACTTGCAGCAGGGGGGTTCAGAGATGTGACACGTATTGCATCCTCTAATCCGATTTTGTGGCGTGATATTACACTTCAAAATCGTGATGAATTAGTAGCACAGCTTGAAGGCTGGCAAACTGAAATGGATCGTGTCAAGGAACTGCTATTAAATGGTAGCTCAGCAGACATTGAAAGTTATTTCGCTATTGCTAAAGAGCTACGTGATGAATTGCCAATTAGTGCTGGAGCAATGTTTACTTCGTTTGACTTGTACGTAGATGTTCCTGACTATCCAGGGGTGATTTCTGAGGTAACAGGCCTACTAGCAGATGAAGCAATTAGCATTACAAATTTACGAATTGTAGAATCACGTGAAGATGTTTTCGGTATTCTTGTGATTAGCCTGCAAAGTGAAAGTGATCGTGAACGTGCCGCAGCATGTATTCAAAAGCGAGCAAACTTTGAAACGTATATTTCATAG
- a CDS encoding zinc metallopeptidase — translation MYIVYFAIIMLLPLYAQMKVKGTYNKFAKERTMKGQTGAEVARAILDANGLYDVRVVPTQGVLSDHYNPATKTVALSESNFYEASVAGAAVAAHEVGHAIQHKEAYSMLTLRSKLVPVANISSNASWVFVMIGIFSGLSNMLLLGIVLLAAGVVFQLVTLPVEFDASKRALVQMNSLGIITNEEERPARKVLSAAALTYVAAAAVAVLELLRLILIFTNMRNDD, via the coding sequence ATGTATATTGTTTATTTTGCGATTATTATGCTACTGCCATTGTACGCTCAAATGAAGGTAAAAGGTACGTATAATAAGTTTGCAAAGGAACGTACCATGAAGGGACAAACTGGTGCTGAGGTAGCAAGGGCGATCTTAGATGCGAACGGCTTGTACGATGTGCGAGTTGTGCCAACACAAGGTGTGTTATCTGATCACTACAACCCTGCGACAAAAACAGTCGCATTATCAGAAAGTAACTTTTATGAGGCAAGTGTAGCAGGTGCAGCAGTTGCTGCCCACGAAGTAGGCCATGCGATACAGCATAAAGAGGCATATTCAATGCTTACTTTACGTAGTAAGCTAGTTCCAGTTGCGAATATTTCATCAAACGCATCTTGGGTTTTCGTTATGATCGGGATTTTTTCAGGTTTATCTAATATGTTATTGTTAGGTATCGTCTTATTAGCAGCAGGCGTAGTGTTCCAATTAGTAACATTACCAGTTGAGTTCGACGCATCAAAGCGTGCCCTCGTGCAAATGAATTCACTTGGTATTATTACGAATGAAGAGGAACGTCCAGCACGTAAAGTGTTAAGTGCCGCTGCGTTAACTTATGTAGCTGCTGCAGCAGTAGCTGTTTTAGAATTATTACGATTAATTTTAATCTTTACAAATATGCGTAATGACGACTAA
- the qcrB gene encoding menaquinol-cytochrome c reductase cytochrome b subunit yields the protein MLNKIYDWVDERLDITPIWRDIADHEVPEHVNPAHHFSAFVYCFGGLTFFITVIQILSGMFLTMYYVPDVVNAWKSVYYLQNEVAFGEIVRGMHHWGASLVIVMMFLHTLRVFFTGSYKKPRELNWMVGVGIFGVMMGLGFTGYLLPWDMKALFATKVGIEIAASVPFIGSMIKVLLAGDSTILGAQTLTRFFAIHVFFLPAVLFGLLAAHFIMIRRQGISGPL from the coding sequence GTGCTAAACAAAATTTATGATTGGGTCGATGAACGATTAGATATTACACCGATTTGGCGTGATATTGCCGACCACGAAGTGCCAGAGCACGTGAACCCTGCACACCATTTTTCAGCATTCGTTTACTGCTTCGGTGGATTAACATTTTTCATCACAGTAATTCAAATTCTATCTGGTATGTTCTTAACAATGTACTATGTACCAGACGTCGTGAATGCTTGGAAATCAGTTTATTATTTACAAAACGAAGTAGCATTTGGTGAAATCGTACGCGGTATGCACCACTGGGGAGCTTCATTAGTAATTGTAATGATGTTCTTACATACGCTTCGTGTATTCTTCACAGGTTCTTATAAGAAACCTCGTGAGTTAAACTGGATGGTTGGTGTAGGTATTTTTGGTGTAATGATGGGTCTTGGCTTTACAGGATACTTATTACCATGGGATATGAAAGCATTGTTCGCTACTAAAGTAGGTATCGAAATTGCGGCATCTGTACCATTTATTGGTTCGATGATTAAAGTATTATTAGCGGGTGACAGTACTATTCTTGGTGCTCAAACGTTAACACGATTCTTTGCGATTCATGTATTCTTCTTGCCTGCAGTATTGTTTGGGTTACTTGCAGCACACTTTATCATGATTCGACGTCAAGGAATTTCAGGGCCGTTGTAA
- a CDS encoding tetratricopeptide repeat protein → MTVNNAMTEMMQALEQGDLALIDQLLESFLMKELPEEIYALAEVFMQYGYMKEADRVLEHLQFLFPEEAQLKIDRANVLMELGDEDEALDMLLAVEDTAPEYPQALLVLADYYQMQGLFEVAEKRINEALAILPDEPLLHFAKAELLFETGRFLEAARLYEELHEQQEEFAGISLVERLAEVYRAGAAYETALDYYLAALDDEVKPDTLFGAAYAAFQSQKYELAIKQLEDLKELDPDYFSAYLLLAESYAMTEDNKKAYAAIKEGLKRDEYDKSLFLFAGKMALKNALPEEAENYLREAVALDPEYMEAVLTLISVFTQQERYEDVVELFETLQKNDFEWITLYPYAADAYANLELYDRAYEFYRLAYTDFKEDAAFLEKYVYFLLEEGKRSEVKEVLGHLIKLQPGEPQWQEMLEGLELE, encoded by the coding sequence ATGACTGTGAATAATGCAATGACGGAAATGATGCAAGCACTTGAGCAAGGGGATTTAGCTTTAATAGATCAGCTTCTAGAATCTTTTTTAATGAAGGAATTACCTGAGGAAATATACGCACTAGCGGAAGTTTTTATGCAATATGGTTACATGAAAGAAGCGGACCGTGTACTGGAGCATCTGCAATTTTTATTCCCAGAGGAGGCACAACTAAAAATTGACCGTGCCAACGTCTTAATGGAGCTTGGTGATGAGGACGAGGCATTAGACATGTTGTTAGCAGTCGAAGATACAGCCCCAGAGTATCCGCAAGCATTACTAGTGCTAGCCGATTATTATCAAATGCAAGGTTTATTTGAAGTGGCAGAAAAGCGCATTAACGAGGCGTTAGCGATCTTACCTGATGAGCCACTACTACATTTTGCTAAAGCAGAGTTATTATTTGAGACAGGACGTTTTCTAGAGGCTGCGCGCCTTTACGAAGAATTACATGAGCAACAAGAGGAATTTGCAGGCATCAGTCTCGTTGAACGACTAGCTGAAGTATATCGTGCGGGCGCTGCCTATGAAACAGCTTTAGACTATTATTTAGCAGCTCTAGATGACGAAGTGAAGCCAGATACTTTATTTGGTGCTGCATATGCTGCGTTCCAATCGCAAAAATATGAATTGGCGATTAAGCAATTAGAGGACTTAAAAGAATTAGACCCTGACTATTTCTCAGCTTATTTATTGCTAGCGGAAAGCTATGCCATGACAGAGGACAATAAAAAAGCTTATGCAGCTATTAAAGAAGGCTTGAAGCGCGATGAGTACGATAAATCATTATTCTTATTTGCTGGTAAAATGGCATTAAAAAACGCTTTGCCAGAAGAAGCAGAAAATTATTTGCGAGAAGCAGTTGCGTTAGATCCTGAGTATATGGAAGCCGTGCTAACGCTTATTTCCGTATTTACGCAACAAGAACGCTATGAAGATGTCGTTGAATTATTTGAGACATTACAAAAAAATGATTTTGAATGGATAACTTTATATCCCTACGCTGCAGACGCATATGCAAATTTAGAATTGTACGACCGTGCATACGAATTTTACCGTTTGGCATATACTGATTTTAAGGAAGACGCAGCATTTTTAGAAAAATATGTTTATTTCTTATTAGAAGAAGGCAAGCGTTCAGAAGTTAAAGAAGTTCTCGGTCATTTAATCAAGCTTCAACCAGGTGAACCACAATGGCAAGAGATGTTAGAAGGCTTAGAATTAGAGTAA